One Erythrobacter aureus DNA segment encodes these proteins:
- a CDS encoding phosphodiester glycosidase family protein, with the protein MRYPIAALALLVLTACEAQPEGEPVARARIDGQEPAAAAPTPEPSATATLASQVESACRSIIFEDTPLTHCLAVPSRHRIAMDLGPRGEAPYRSLTDFARAQDPDTIAFAMNAGMYDDEGEPIGYFVEDSERLQALNTADGEGNFHMKPNGVFYGSDGKWVVRSTDSFLANVTERPEFGTQSGPMLVVDGKIHPTITHDGPSRLIRNAVGVDDNGRAHFVISNAPISFGKLARFYKDELDVKNALFLDGNVSLLWNPATDRLDTGAPIGPIAVIKKKASE; encoded by the coding sequence ATGAGATATCCCATCGCTGCCCTGGCCCTGCTGGTGCTAACGGCCTGCGAGGCTCAGCCGGAAGGCGAACCGGTCGCTCGCGCGCGCATCGACGGGCAGGAGCCTGCCGCCGCCGCTCCCACTCCAGAGCCAAGCGCCACGGCCACGCTTGCCAGCCAGGTCGAGAGCGCCTGCCGCTCGATCATTTTCGAGGACACACCGCTAACCCATTGTCTTGCAGTGCCTTCCCGGCATCGGATCGCGATGGACCTCGGACCAAGGGGCGAAGCACCCTATCGCAGCCTGACCGATTTCGCTCGCGCGCAGGATCCCGACACTATCGCTTTCGCAATGAATGCGGGGATGTATGACGATGAGGGCGAGCCAATCGGCTACTTCGTCGAGGATTCCGAGCGCCTGCAGGCGCTCAACACCGCCGATGGCGAGGGCAATTTCCACATGAAGCCCAATGGCGTGTTCTACGGCAGCGATGGCAAGTGGGTGGTTCGCAGCACCGACAGCTTTCTCGCGAATGTTACCGAACGCCCGGAATTCGGCACGCAATCTGGTCCGATGCTGGTGGTGGATGGCAAAATCCATCCCACAATAACGCATGACGGGCCTTCGCGCCTGATCCGCAACGCAGTCGGCGTCGACGACAATGGCCGCGCGCATTTCGTGATATCGAATGCTCCGATCTCTTTCGGCAAGCTCGCCCGGTTCTACAAGGACGAGCTGGACGTAAAGAATGCGCTGTTTCTCGACGGCAATGTGTCGCTGCTCTGGAACCCGGCTACCGACAGGCTCGACACAGGCGCCCCCATCGGCCCGATTGCCGTCATCAAGAAAAAGGCTTCCGAATGA
- the pip gene encoding prolyl aminopeptidase, whose protein sequence is MTEPRRTLYPAIEPFESGMLDVGEGHSLYWERVGTKGAKPAVFLHGGPGGGMAPDHRRQWDPDLYDVLLFDQRGCGKSLPFAEIENNDTWRIVDDIERLREMCGHSKWQVFGGSWGSTLALAYAQKYPNRVSELVLRGVFLAREREKTWLYGYGASEIMAEQWDQFIGLVPEQERGDLVRAYYNRLTSEDEATRLAAAHEWSLWEGHVATLLPNESLLESFGDPAKAVPFARICAKFFLEGFFLEENELLDNVDRLTGIPGIIVQGRHDICTPPSAAWALKKAWPEAELWMVDDAGHSASEPGIVDGLVRATDRLAGKRA, encoded by the coding sequence ATGACCGAACCCCGCCGCACGCTCTATCCCGCGATCGAACCGTTCGAGTCCGGCATGCTCGATGTCGGCGAAGGTCACTCGCTCTATTGGGAACGGGTCGGCACCAAGGGCGCGAAGCCTGCGGTATTCCTCCACGGAGGTCCAGGTGGCGGCATGGCGCCCGATCATCGCAGACAGTGGGATCCGGATCTCTACGATGTGCTGCTGTTCGACCAGCGCGGCTGCGGAAAATCGCTGCCTTTCGCCGAAATCGAGAACAACGACACCTGGCGGATCGTCGACGATATCGAGCGACTTCGCGAGATGTGTGGCCACAGCAAATGGCAGGTCTTTGGTGGCAGTTGGGGATCGACACTGGCGCTTGCCTACGCCCAGAAATATCCGAACCGGGTGAGCGAACTGGTTCTACGAGGCGTTTTTCTCGCGCGGGAGCGGGAAAAGACCTGGCTCTACGGCTACGGGGCGAGCGAGATCATGGCCGAACAGTGGGACCAGTTCATCGGCCTCGTTCCCGAGCAGGAGCGCGGCGACCTGGTGCGCGCCTATTACAACCGCCTGACGAGCGAGGACGAAGCGACGCGGCTTGCCGCGGCGCACGAATGGTCGCTGTGGGAGGGCCATGTCGCCACGCTGTTACCGAACGAATCCCTGCTGGAAAGCTTCGGCGATCCAGCCAAGGCGGTTCCATTCGCGCGCATCTGCGCGAAGTTCTTTCTCGAGGGCTTCTTTCTCGAAGAAAACGAATTGCTCGACAATGTCGATCGGCTCACCGGCATTCCCGGTATCATCGTGCAGGGCCGCCATGACATCTGCACCCCGCCAAGCGCGGCCTGGGCGCTGAAGAAAGCCTGGCCCGAGGCGGAGCTTTGGATGGTCGACGATGCCGGACATAGTGCGAGCGAACCCGGTATCGTCGACGGCCTGGTCCGGGCCACCGACCGGCTGGCCGGGAAGCGGGCGTGA
- a CDS encoding anthranilate synthase component II — protein sequence MTDSRSILVIDNYDSFTFNLVHYLTEMGADVEVVRNDAISAREALAADHAGYLISPGPCTPNEAGVSLDLVTACADAGKPLLGVCLGHQAIGQHFGGRVVRGGLMHGKTSPVTHDASGVFVGLPSPFTATRYHSLVVEDIPDCLEINATSETPGLDGSSVMGFRHCELPIHGVQFHPESIVTEHGHALLANFLEICGIAAKAPA from the coding sequence ATGACCGACAGCCGCTCCATTCTCGTAATCGACAATTACGATAGCTTCACCTTCAACCTCGTCCATTACCTCACGGAAATGGGCGCGGATGTCGAGGTGGTGCGCAATGACGCCATTTCGGCGCGCGAGGCACTGGCGGCAGACCATGCGGGTTATCTGATCTCGCCCGGACCCTGCACACCGAACGAAGCGGGGGTCAGCCTCGACCTCGTGACGGCCTGTGCCGATGCGGGCAAACCTCTGCTCGGCGTGTGCCTTGGTCATCAGGCAATCGGCCAGCATTTCGGCGGGCGCGTGGTGCGCGGTGGGCTGATGCATGGAAAGACATCGCCGGTGACGCATGATGCCAGCGGAGTCTTTGTCGGCCTACCCTCGCCCTTCACCGCGACGCGCTATCACTCGCTCGTGGTCGAGGACATTCCCGACTGCCTGGAGATCAACGCCACCAGCGAAACACCGGGTCTCGACGGCAGCAGCGTGATGGGCTTCCGCCATTGCGAACTGCCGATTCACGGCGTTCAGTTCCACCCCGAAAGCATTGTCACCGAACACGGCCACGCACTGCTTGCCAACTTCCTCGAAATCTGCGGTATCGCCGCCAAGGCCCCGGCATGA
- the trpD gene encoding anthranilate phosphoribosyltransferase has translation MKRLPDAKQHLGEKEAEEVFGWILDGETSDEDVARFLVDMSARSETSEEIAGAARALRTRLIPVEAPEGTVDCCGTGGDGHHTLNVSTAVSLVVAACGVPVAKHGNRAASSKSGAADTLEVLGLDMEAAGKSAEKTLAELGICFLFAKNHHPAMGRIQPIRQKLGVRTIFNLMGPLSNPAGVRRQLIGIARPAYVPIYAAAKAKLGTERTFIASGDEGLDELSLAGGNELADVTGNDFEMRRVVAVQANLPHSPVEAIRGGEPEHNARALEALLSGTPGPYRDAVLFNAAATLIVAGRTDDWTEGAEIAAEALDSRKAKTLLEKWIAMAI, from the coding sequence ATGAAACGACTTCCCGATGCAAAGCAGCACCTTGGCGAGAAGGAGGCGGAAGAGGTCTTCGGCTGGATTCTCGATGGCGAGACGTCCGACGAGGACGTCGCCCGTTTTCTCGTGGACATGTCGGCGCGCAGTGAAACGTCCGAGGAAATCGCTGGGGCTGCCCGTGCGCTCCGGACCCGGCTGATTCCGGTCGAAGCTCCCGAAGGGACCGTCGATTGCTGCGGTACCGGGGGCGATGGGCATCACACGCTCAACGTCTCGACAGCGGTGAGCCTGGTCGTCGCGGCATGCGGTGTCCCGGTGGCAAAGCACGGCAATCGCGCGGCGAGCAGCAAATCGGGCGCGGCGGATACACTCGAAGTGCTTGGCCTCGACATGGAAGCTGCGGGGAAAAGCGCCGAGAAGACCTTGGCGGAACTCGGAATTTGTTTCCTCTTCGCCAAAAACCACCACCCTGCGATGGGGCGCATTCAACCCATTCGCCAGAAGCTCGGTGTGCGGACCATTTTCAATTTGATGGGTCCCTTGTCGAACCCCGCCGGGGTACGGCGGCAACTGATCGGCATCGCCCGCCCCGCCTATGTCCCTATCTATGCCGCCGCCAAGGCCAAGCTGGGGACCGAGCGGACCTTCATTGCCTCGGGCGACGAAGGCCTTGACGAACTGAGCCTGGCGGGCGGAAACGAACTGGCCGACGTGACGGGCAACGATTTCGAGATGCGCCGCGTCGTCGCCGTGCAGGCCAACCTGCCCCATTCACCCGTCGAAGCGATCCGCGGGGGCGAACCGGAGCATAACGCACGGGCGTTGGAGGCTCTTCTGTCGGGGACCCCCGGCCCCTATCGCGACGCCGTGTTGTTCAATGCCGCCGCGACGCTCATCGTCGCCGGGCGCACCGACGACTGGACCGAGGGCGCGGAAATCGCCGCCGAAGCGCTGGATTCGCGCAAGGCCAAGACGCTGCTCGAAAAATGGATCGCGATGGCCATCTGA
- the trpC gene encoding indole-3-glycerol phosphate synthase TrpC, which translates to MNKLEEICATKREEVAARKRARSRADLDAAALEQSAPRGFRSALARAQQSGFGLIAEIKKASPSKGLIRKDFRPAEHARAYAAGGAACLSVLTDAPYFQGHEDYLVEARTACPLPVLRKDFLVDTWQVAEARAIGADAILIIVAALDDSAMHEIEAAAFDYGMDVLVEVHDSVEMDRAARLKSRLIGVNNRDLKTFDTDLATTETLAAHAPDGALLVGESGISIHSDCARLARSGVRSFLVGESLMRQPDVEAATRTLLGG; encoded by the coding sequence ATGAACAAGCTCGAAGAGATTTGCGCAACCAAGCGCGAGGAAGTCGCCGCGCGCAAGCGAGCCCGTTCGCGCGCCGATCTCGACGCGGCGGCGCTTGAACAATCGGCACCCCGTGGCTTCCGCTCGGCGCTGGCACGCGCGCAGCAGAGCGGTTTCGGCCTGATTGCCGAAATCAAGAAAGCATCACCCTCCAAAGGCCTAATCCGAAAGGATTTTCGGCCCGCCGAGCATGCGCGCGCCTATGCTGCGGGCGGAGCTGCCTGCCTGTCGGTGCTGACCGACGCCCCCTACTTTCAGGGTCACGAGGATTACCTCGTCGAAGCGCGCACAGCCTGCCCCCTTCCGGTCCTGCGCAAGGACTTCTTGGTCGATACGTGGCAAGTCGCCGAAGCACGCGCGATCGGTGCCGATGCGATTTTGATTATCGTCGCTGCGCTCGACGATAGTGCCATGCATGAAATCGAAGCAGCGGCATTCGATTACGGAATGGATGTGTTGGTCGAAGTCCACGATAGCGTCGAAATGGACCGCGCCGCCCGGCTGAAATCGCGCTTGATCGGTGTGAACAACCGCGACCTCAAGACCTTCGATACCGATCTTGCGACAACCGAAACGCTCGCCGCCCACGCCCCGGACGGCGCCCTGTTGGTCGGCGAGAGCGGGATCTCGATCCATTCCGATTGCGCCCGCCTCGCTCGTTCTGGCGTGCGCAGCTTCCTTGTCGGAGAAAGCCTGATGCGGCAGCCCGATGTCGAAGCGGCAACCCGCACCCTGCTTGGCGGCTGA
- the lexA gene encoding transcriptional repressor LexA produces MLTAKQHELIRFIQQKLEDTGISPSFEEMKEALDLKSKSGVHRLISALEERGFIRRLPNRARALEVVKLPEDAVMGSPKPAPANDAVSTALTAKAGAPEPANDIIDVPLHGRIAAGAPIEAIEGQSSMPVPAALLGPGEHYALEVSGDSMVEAGIFDGDFALIKRTDNARDGEIVVALVDNEEATLKYLRRDAGRVRLDPANSAYEAQMYEPHRVQVQGKLAGLLRRYH; encoded by the coding sequence ATGCTGACCGCCAAGCAGCACGAATTGATCCGCTTCATCCAGCAAAAGCTGGAGGACACTGGTATTTCCCCCAGCTTCGAGGAAATGAAAGAGGCATTGGACCTCAAGAGCAAGTCGGGCGTCCACCGGCTTATCTCCGCGCTGGAAGAACGCGGTTTCATTCGTCGGCTGCCCAATCGGGCGCGGGCGCTCGAGGTTGTCAAACTGCCGGAAGACGCGGTTATGGGTTCTCCCAAGCCTGCTCCCGCGAACGATGCGGTCTCCACGGCGCTGACCGCGAAGGCGGGCGCTCCCGAGCCGGCCAACGATATTATCGACGTTCCGCTGCACGGCCGCATCGCCGCCGGCGCTCCGATCGAAGCGATCGAAGGCCAGTCGAGCATGCCGGTGCCTGCCGCGCTGCTCGGCCCTGGCGAACATTATGCGCTGGAAGTCTCGGGCGATTCGATGGTCGAGGCCGGTATTTTCGACGGCGATTTCGCGCTGATCAAACGCACCGACAATGCGCGTGACGGAGAGATCGTAGTCGCGCTGGTCGATAATGAGGAGGCCACGCTCAAATATCTGCGCCGCGATGCAGGTCGTGTCCGGCTCGATCCGGCCAATAGCGCTTATGAGGCGCAGATGTACGAACCACATCGGGTCCAGGTACAGGGTAAGCTGGCGGGGCTCTTGCGGCGCTACCACTGA
- a CDS encoding ComEC/Rec2 family competence protein codes for MATQGTPSIPMGEAGEEARQIVPRHWRMRGLLSSFAQRIETFLETARFDRGPWLVVAFAGGIGMWFQLGTRWQWLAAIGLALGTALGAIALWRGEEKRSFTLVAIVSICIALAAGIALVWARSAMVGAEPIPHPRFERIDGRILEREEQPAEDRVRLILAARDSQTGRAVAYRINIPWTQDRAALREGARVRLSARLMPPSPPIVPGAYNFARRAWFEGLSATGSAVGEIELIEPSRDSAASLASIQRGLSGHVRDRLEDTTAGAIAATLASGDRGAIPQADEEAMRDAGLTHLLSISGLHVSAIIAATYLLALKLLALWPWLTLRVRLPLLAAGTAALAGIGYTLLTGAEVPTVRSCIGALLVLVALALGREPLSMRMVAVAAGAVLALWPESLVGPSFQMSFAAVIAIVSLHNVPAIRHFLAPREESWLRRLARRASALFLTGLVIELALMPIVLFHFHRAGVYGAAANLIAIPLVTFVSMPLVALALLLDIVGAGAPAWWLVGHSLDLLLAIAHFFSEQPGAVKLAPRIGLSTLTLYLAGALWLALWQGRVRLWGLAPVAVAAFLMISAPAPDILVTRDGRDIGVANEAEHVLVLRDGKTNYARQNLLELSGSDLEPIPLVQWPHARCSAEFCTLTVKRGPPKQEPRNWTILVARNRDLVAERALAAACQRADIVIAERYLPRSCRPRWLKIDRLFLQREGGTAIYLSSREVATVAQDQGEHGWWRASVR; via the coding sequence ATGGCGACGCAGGGGACGCCTTCGATACCGATGGGGGAAGCGGGCGAAGAAGCCCGCCAGATAGTGCCGCGCCATTGGCGCATGCGCGGTCTCTTGTCCAGTTTCGCACAGCGCATCGAGACCTTTCTCGAAACTGCTCGCTTCGATCGCGGGCCGTGGCTCGTCGTGGCTTTTGCCGGTGGAATAGGTATGTGGTTCCAGTTGGGAACACGGTGGCAGTGGCTGGCAGCGATCGGACTGGCGCTGGGAACCGCTCTCGGCGCGATCGCTCTATGGCGGGGCGAGGAGAAGCGCAGCTTCACTTTGGTCGCAATCGTCTCGATCTGCATTGCCTTGGCCGCCGGGATCGCACTGGTCTGGGCGCGCTCGGCGATGGTGGGAGCGGAACCCATCCCGCACCCGCGCTTCGAACGGATCGACGGGCGGATTCTCGAGCGCGAGGAACAGCCTGCGGAAGATCGCGTGAGGCTCATCCTTGCCGCTCGCGATTCCCAGACCGGCCGGGCGGTGGCATACCGGATCAACATACCGTGGACGCAGGACCGGGCGGCGCTGCGCGAGGGGGCGAGGGTGCGCCTGTCGGCCCGTTTAATGCCCCCGTCTCCGCCGATCGTCCCGGGTGCTTACAACTTCGCGAGACGAGCCTGGTTCGAGGGACTTTCGGCGACCGGATCGGCAGTCGGCGAAATCGAGCTGATCGAGCCATCTCGGGATTCGGCGGCATCCCTCGCATCGATCCAGAGAGGCCTTTCGGGGCATGTCCGCGATAGGCTCGAGGACACCACGGCCGGCGCGATTGCAGCGACGCTGGCCAGCGGAGATCGGGGCGCCATTCCCCAGGCGGACGAAGAGGCCATGCGCGATGCCGGGCTGACGCATCTGCTTTCGATCAGCGGGTTGCATGTCAGCGCGATCATTGCGGCAACCTATCTGCTGGCTCTCAAACTGCTCGCCCTTTGGCCCTGGCTGACCTTGCGCGTGCGGCTGCCGCTGCTGGCAGCCGGTACGGCTGCCCTTGCCGGCATTGGTTACACGCTGCTGACCGGTGCCGAAGTTCCGACGGTTCGGAGCTGTATTGGGGCATTGCTCGTCCTGGTTGCGCTGGCGCTCGGGCGAGAACCGCTTTCGATGCGGATGGTGGCGGTGGCGGCAGGCGCCGTTCTCGCACTATGGCCCGAATCGCTGGTGGGACCGAGCTTTCAGATGAGCTTCGCCGCGGTTATCGCCATCGTTTCCCTCCACAACGTTCCGGCAATCCGCCACTTCCTTGCACCGCGTGAAGAAAGCTGGTTGCGCCGCCTCGCTCGGCGCGCATCGGCGCTATTCCTGACCGGCCTCGTGATCGAGCTTGCGCTCATGCCGATAGTCCTGTTCCACTTCCACCGGGCGGGGGTCTATGGCGCGGCAGCAAACCTGATCGCGATCCCTCTGGTGACATTCGTTTCCATGCCCCTCGTGGCATTGGCTCTCTTGCTGGATATTGTCGGGGCGGGCGCCCCCGCATGGTGGCTGGTCGGACATTCGCTCGATCTCCTGCTCGCCATTGCCCATTTCTTCTCGGAGCAGCCCGGCGCGGTGAAACTGGCTCCGCGTATCGGGTTGAGCACTTTGACCCTATATCTCGCCGGCGCGTTGTGGTTGGCACTATGGCAGGGCAGGGTTCGCCTGTGGGGACTGGCGCCGGTTGCGGTGGCCGCCTTCCTTATGATTTCGGCACCCGCGCCCGATATTCTCGTCACGCGCGATGGGCGGGATATCGGCGTGGCGAACGAGGCCGAACACGTGCTGGTCCTGCGCGATGGCAAGACGAACTACGCACGACAGAATCTGCTTGAGCTTTCCGGAAGTGACCTGGAGCCGATACCGCTGGTCCAGTGGCCTCACGCCCGATGCAGTGCGGAATTCTGCACGCTGACCGTAAAGCGAGGGCCCCCTAAGCAAGAACCTCGCAACTGGACGATCCTCGTCGCGCGCAACCGGGACCTCGTCGCGGAGCGCGCACTGGCCGCGGCTTGCCAGAGAGCGGATATCGTTATCGCCGAACGCTATTTGCCACGGAGCTGCCGCCCACGATGGCTGAAGATAGACCGCCTCTTCCTCCAGAGGGAAGGAGGGACGGCGATTTATCTTTCTTCCCGGGAGGTCGCGACGGTCGCGCAGGACCAGGGTGAACATGGCTGGTGGCGGGCTTCCGTCCGCTAG
- the gltX gene encoding glutamate--tRNA ligase: MASDSDSKTRQVVTRFAPSPTGYLHIGGARTALFNWLYARHHGGRALLRIEDTDRKRSTPDAIEKIIDGLDWLGLDFDEAPVFQSDRAERHAEVAHKLLEAGHAYKCFATPEELEDMRAEQRANKQPMRYDRRWRDRDESEAPDGAPFVIRLKVPTEGAATIQDAVQGEVTVNNAEIDDYVLLRADGTPTYMLAVVVDDHDMGVTHIIRGDDHLNNAFRQLPIIRAMDTIEGGWPDPVYAHVPLIHGSDGAKMSKRHGAVGVEAYRDEEGVLPEALFNYLLRLGWGHGDREEITKAEAIELFDLDGVGKGPARFDIKKLQHLNGHYIREADDARLAEIVAARIGPKADVALLTEAMPVLKTRAKSIVELADGAAFLFASRPLEMTEKAAKLLDDDARHRLAGLSKMLHVQNDWTIEALEATTKSYAEQLELGLGKLAQPMRAALTGTTTSPGIFDVLVLLGKEESLLRIDAQVSPTGTEKNE, translated from the coding sequence ATGGCAAGCGATAGTGACAGCAAGACCCGGCAGGTCGTCACCCGCTTTGCTCCCTCGCCTACCGGCTATCTCCATATCGGCGGCGCGCGAACGGCACTGTTCAACTGGCTTTACGCGCGGCATCACGGTGGCCGCGCGCTGTTGAGGATCGAGGATACCGATCGCAAGCGCAGCACCCCCGATGCGATCGAGAAAATCATCGACGGCCTCGACTGGCTGGGCCTCGATTTCGACGAGGCACCGGTGTTTCAGTCCGACCGCGCCGAACGCCATGCAGAAGTCGCACACAAGCTGCTCGAAGCGGGGCATGCCTATAAGTGCTTCGCGACCCCCGAGGAACTCGAGGACATGCGTGCAGAGCAGCGCGCGAACAAGCAGCCGATGCGTTACGACCGACGCTGGCGCGACCGCGACGAGAGCGAAGCGCCCGACGGCGCGCCCTTTGTGATCCGCCTGAAGGTGCCGACCGAAGGGGCGGCGACGATTCAAGACGCAGTTCAGGGCGAAGTCACGGTAAACAACGCCGAGATCGACGATTACGTCCTGCTCCGCGCCGACGGCACGCCGACCTACATGCTCGCCGTTGTTGTCGACGATCACGACATGGGCGTAACGCATATCATCCGCGGTGATGACCACCTCAACAACGCCTTTCGGCAATTGCCGATCATCCGTGCGATGGACACGATCGAGGGCGGTTGGCCCGACCCGGTCTATGCACACGTCCCGCTGATCCACGGTTCGGACGGGGCTAAGATGTCCAAGCGCCACGGCGCGGTGGGCGTAGAGGCCTATCGCGACGAAGAAGGCGTTCTGCCCGAAGCCCTTTTCAATTACCTGCTGCGTCTTGGCTGGGGTCATGGCGACCGCGAGGAGATCACCAAGGCGGAAGCCATCGAGTTGTTCGACCTTGATGGCGTCGGTAAAGGGCCGGCGCGCTTCGACATCAAGAAGCTGCAGCACCTCAATGGCCACTATATACGCGAGGCCGACGATGCGCGCTTGGCGGAAATCGTTGCCGCCAGAATCGGGCCGAAAGCGGATGTCGCGCTGCTGACAGAAGCGATGCCGGTTCTCAAAACCCGCGCGAAGTCCATCGTTGAACTTGCTGATGGCGCAGCATTTCTTTTTGCGAGCCGCCCGCTCGAAATGACCGAAAAGGCAGCCAAGCTTCTCGACGACGACGCTCGTCATCGCCTCGCCGGATTGTCAAAAATGCTGCATGTGCAAAATGACTGGACAATCGAGGCGCTGGAAGCCACTACGAAATCCTATGCCGAGCAGCTCGAACTGGGTCTCGGCAAGCTCGCGCAGCCCATGCGCGCAGCGTTGACGGGCACAACCACGTCGCCCGGCATTTTCGATGTGCTGGTCCTGTTGGGCAAGGAAGAGTCGCTCCTGCGTATCGATGCGCAGGTCTCGCCGACAGGCACCGAGAAAAACGAGTAG
- a CDS encoding citrate synthase — translation MADKQATLDLGDRTQEFPVLEGSVGPDVVDIRKLYGTTGKFTYDPGYKSTASCESALTYIDGEEGVLLHRGYPIGQLAENSSFMEVAYLLLNGELPKQQELDDFDYTITRHTMVHDQLRQFYQGFRRDAHPMAIMCGVVGALSAFYHDSTDISDPEQRKIASHRLIAKMPTIAAMAYKYAVGQPFLQPKNDLSYTGNFLRMTFGVPAEEYEIHPAIERAMDRIFILHADHEQNASTSTVRLAGSSGANPFACIAAGIACLWGPAHGGANEAALNMLQEIGSPDRIPHYIERAKDKNDPFRLMGFGHRVYKNYDPRATVMQQTLREVFEALNVNDPVFETALQLEELALNDDYFREKKLFPNVDFYSGIILNSIGFPTTMFTALFALARTVGWVAQWNEMISDPAQVIGRPRQLYTGPTERDYVPIGQR, via the coding sequence GTGGCCGACAAGCAGGCAACTCTCGATCTGGGCGACAGGACCCAGGAATTTCCCGTGCTGGAGGGCAGCGTCGGGCCGGATGTCGTCGACATTCGCAAGCTTTATGGCACGACCGGCAAATTCACCTACGATCCAGGGTACAAGTCGACCGCGAGCTGCGAGAGTGCGCTGACCTACATCGACGGCGAAGAAGGTGTCCTGCTCCATCGCGGTTACCCGATCGGCCAGCTCGCCGAAAACTCCAGCTTTATGGAAGTCGCCTATCTGCTGCTGAACGGTGAATTGCCGAAGCAGCAGGAACTCGACGATTTCGATTACACCATCACGCGCCATACCATGGTGCACGACCAGCTCCGCCAGTTCTATCAGGGTTTCCGCCGCGATGCGCACCCGATGGCGATCATGTGCGGCGTGGTCGGCGCGCTGTCGGCCTTCTACCACGACAGCACCGACATTTCCGACCCCGAACAGCGCAAGATCGCCAGCCACCGCCTGATCGCCAAGATGCCGACGATTGCGGCGATGGCGTATAAATATGCGGTCGGTCAGCCGTTCCTGCAGCCGAAGAACGACCTCAGCTATACCGGCAATTTCCTGCGCATGACCTTCGGCGTTCCGGCGGAAGAATATGAAATCCACCCCGCGATCGAACGCGCGATGGACCGGATCTTCATCCTCCACGCCGATCACGAGCAGAACGCCTCCACCTCGACCGTGCGCCTGGCCGGTTCGTCGGGCGCGAATCCCTTCGCCTGCATAGCGGCCGGCATTGCCTGCCTGTGGGGGCCGGCGCATGGCGGTGCCAACGAAGCCGCGCTCAACATGCTGCAGGAGATCGGTTCGCCCGATCGCATTCCGCACTATATCGAGCGCGCCAAGGACAAGAACGATCCATTCCGCCTGATGGGCTTCGGCCACCGGGTCTACAAGAACTACGATCCGCGCGCGACGGTGATGCAGCAGACGCTGCGCGAAGTGTTCGAAGCGCTCAACGTGAACGATCCGGTCTTCGAAACCGCGCTTCAGCTCGAGGAGCTTGCGCTCAACGACGATTACTTCAGGGAAAAGAAGCTCTTCCCCAATGTGGACTTCTATTCCGGGATCATCCTCAACTCGATCGGATTCCCGACCACCATGTTCACCGCGCTCTTCGCCCTCGCCCGTACGGTTGGCTGGGTGGCGCAGTGGAACGAAATGATCTCCGATCCCGCTCAGGTGATCGGCCGTCCGCGCCAGCTTTACACCGGTCCGACCGAGCGCGACTACGTGCCCATCGGTCAGCGCTGA